The Thermomonospora amylolytica sequence TCCGGCTGACCCGTTCCGCCGGGGACGACTCCCGGCCCCCGGAGCGGGGATCAGGCGATCCTCGCTCCGCCGCGGTCACCTGACCCGCACCGCCCGAACGGCGAAAGCCGAACACGGGCGGCCATCCGCCCGCCGGGTGCTCACGGGTGCTCAGACGTCCAGCAGGGTCGCCGGGGTCAGGATGATCGGGAAGGGGTCGGAGACCTTGAGCTCCTCGTCGTCGACCGCCACATGGGCGGTCTCGTAGGCGCCGCGGTCGTTCAACGCCAGGACCTCGATGCGGGCGACGGGCCGGAAGTCCACGATCCAGTACCAGGGGATGCCGGCCTCGGCGTACTCGCGGCGCTTGACCACCCGGTCGGTCTGCTCGCTGCCGCTGCGGCGGGAGACGACCTCGGCGACCAGGATCAGGTCGGCGCCGCTGTAGGTGCTCCTGTCCTCCATGAGGGTCGCC is a genomic window containing:
- a CDS encoding Uma2 family endonuclease encodes the protein MGVAFRHDQPWSWGPYTIEDLHALPEDGKGWELSQGWLVEMSPSPLHGAVAGNLHDALARAAEAASAPVHVGRGGNEEFSIPAGVRKPDVFVIDSAARLATLMEDRSTYSGADLILVAEVVSRRSGSEQTDRVVKRREYAEAGIPWYWIVDFRPVARIEVLALNDRGAYETAHVAVDDEELKVSDPFPIILTPATLLDV